The following proteins come from a genomic window of Rattus norvegicus strain BN/NHsdMcwi chromosome 8, GRCr8, whole genome shotgun sequence:
- the Rps2-ps42 gene encoding small ribosomal subunit protein uS5-like, with protein sequence MKIKSLEEIYLFSLPIKESEIIDFFLGASLKDEVLKIMPVQKQILAGQRTRFKAFVAIGDYNGHVGLGVKCSKEVATAIRGAIILAKLSIVPVWRGYWGNTIGKPHTVPCKVTGHCGSVLMRLIPTPRGTGIVSAPVPKKLLMMAGIDDCYTSARGCTATLGNFAKATFDPISKTYSYLTPDLWKETVFTKSPYQEFTDHLVKTHTRVSVQRTQAPAVANT encoded by the coding sequence ATGAAGATCAAGTCCTTGGAGGAGATCTACCTGTTCTCCCTGCCCATTAAGGAGTCTGAGATTATTGACTTTTTCCTGGGTGCATCTCTAAAGGATGAGGTTCTGAAAATCATGCCAGTGCAGAAGCAGATTCTGGCTGGCCAGCGGACCAGGTTCAAGGCTTTTGTCGCTATTGGGGACTACAATGGCCACGTTGGTCTTGGTGTTAAGTGCTCCAAGGAGGTAGCCACTGCCATCCGAGGGGCCATCATCCTGGCCAAGCTTTCTATAGTCCCAGTGTGGAGAGGCTACTGGGGGAACACGATTGGCAAACCTCACACTGTGCCATGCAAGGTGACAGGCCACTGTGGCTCTGTGCTGATGcgcctcatccccacccccagaggcACTGGCATTGTCTCTGCTCCTGTGCCCAAGAAGCTACTGATGATGGCCGGTATAGATGACTGCTATACTTCAGCCAGGGGCTGCACTGCCACTCTGGGCAACTTTGCCAAGGCCACCTTTGACCCTATCTCCAAGACCTACAGCtacctgacccctgacctctggaaagagactgtgttcaccaagtctccttatcaggaattcactgaccatcttgtgaaaacccacaccagagtctctgttcagaggacccaggctccagcTGTGGCTAACACATAA